A window of Sporocytophaga myxococcoides contains these coding sequences:
- a CDS encoding PH domain-containing protein translates to MQTIVNINTRFSEIGYQPNLGKIAFNDLAKSLRSDETILNVVEGAISNTLGVAIATDYRVFYVGVNKHHQPVLEQLIYDDIVGIEVTKSMFVSVELIVQTKSKKEIRLKGCDPERAAEMVELINLLIRENS, encoded by the coding sequence ATGCAAACGATTGTCAACATCAACACCAGATTTTCAGAAATCGGCTATCAGCCCAATCTGGGAAAAATTGCATTTAACGATCTGGCCAAAAGCCTCAGGTCTGATGAGACCATTTTAAATGTTGTGGAAGGAGCAATATCTAATACTCTTGGAGTTGCAATTGCAACAGATTATAGAGTCTTTTATGTCGGGGTCAACAAACATCATCAACCAGTATTGGAACAGCTTATTTATGATGATATCGTAGGGATTGAAGTTACGAAAAGTATGTTTGTTTCTGTTGAATTAATTGTTCAGACAAAAAGTAAAAAGGAAATCAGACTAAAAGGGTGTGATCCTGAAAGGGCAGCGGAGATGGTGGAGCTAATAAACCTCCTTATCCGGGAAAATTCCTGA
- the efp gene encoding elongation factor P, translated as MANTSDISKGCFLRFNNELVQVLEYEHRTPGNLRAFYQVKMRNIKTGKLVEHRFRAGEDVELVRVDVNDFSYLYDEGPSLVLMDSETYEQISVDKILFGESLKFLKEGMVIKVSFDGETPIYAEPPTSVELEVTYTEPGIRGDTATKTLKPATLETGAEIRVPLFIEIGEKIKVDTRTGDYMERVKS; from the coding sequence ATGGCTAATACTTCAGACATTTCAAAAGGGTGTTTTTTAAGATTTAATAACGAATTGGTTCAGGTTTTGGAATACGAACACCGTACTCCCGGAAACCTACGTGCATTTTATCAGGTAAAAATGAGAAACATAAAGACTGGTAAACTTGTGGAACACAGGTTCCGTGCCGGTGAAGATGTTGAGCTTGTAAGGGTTGATGTAAATGATTTCTCCTATCTTTATGATGAAGGACCTAGCCTTGTTCTTATGGATAGTGAAACTTATGAGCAAATTTCTGTAGATAAAATACTTTTTGGAGAAAGTCTGAAATTTCTTAAGGAAGGGATGGTCATTAAAGTTTCTTTCGATGGCGAAACTCCTATTTATGCAGAGCCTCCTACGTCTGTAGAGCTTGAAGTTACTTATACAGAACCAGGTATAAGAGGAGATACTGCAACTAAAACTTTAAAACCTGCTACTCTTGAAACTGGGGCTGAAATACGAGTTCCTTTATTTATAGAAATAGGTGAAAAAATTAAAGTAGATACCCGTACTGGTGACTACATGGAAAGAGTAAAAAGCTAA
- a CDS encoding cation:proton antiporter domain-containing protein, whose protein sequence is MTPLFQDIVVILGIAVIVTLLFEKLKFPTIIGFLLTGTIAGPHGLSLVTASHEVELLAEIGVILLLFIIGIEFSLGDLAKIKKSVLWGGASQVFLTIAAVVAILTSLYWGTGHAIFAGCLLALSSTAIVLKLLQEKGEVNSPHGKTILGILIFQDIIVVPMMLSVPFLSGKQPITFFPFVLLTLKVALIIIFVFVAARYIVPNLLYQIAKTKNKELFILSIVVICFSVAWLTSSIGLSLALGAFMAGLIISESEYSHQALGNILPFREIFASFFFVSVGMLLNVGFVIGHSFYILLLTFTVIILKFIISAFSGRLLRMPIRSSILVGLGLAQVGEFAFILSKTGVSNGLLDGEYYQYFLAISILTMSISPFIIKSGNEISLWVQRFILPSNISDRYTGMKEYLSKKKIDHFEDHLIIIGYGLNGRNVAKAAKAASIPYVILELNADTVKREKLKGENIIFGDAVHAPVLEHLNIHKARVAVIAVSDPVATNQIVVNIRNVSKNIHLIVRTRFIQDTELLFSLGANEVIPEEFETSIEIFTRVLTSYLVPRQEIEEFIQEIREDNYEMLRLLPGSTTRKNLSLAIPDIEIAALSVQNEAFEVVNKKIADSGIRKKFGITIIAIKRKNQLITSIGPDECILVNDTIYLLGKPEDIYRFSKKLK, encoded by the coding sequence ATGACCCCTCTTTTTCAGGACATTGTAGTAATATTAGGTATTGCAGTAATAGTTACTCTCCTATTTGAGAAGCTCAAATTTCCGACAATTATAGGTTTTCTTTTAACAGGCACCATTGCAGGTCCACATGGTTTGAGTCTGGTTACAGCTTCTCATGAAGTTGAGCTCTTAGCGGAGATCGGTGTAATTCTTCTGTTATTTATAATAGGGATTGAATTCTCATTAGGTGATCTTGCCAAAATAAAAAAATCAGTGCTTTGGGGAGGAGCCTCCCAGGTTTTCCTAACAATAGCTGCGGTTGTTGCTATTCTGACTTCGTTATACTGGGGAACTGGTCATGCTATTTTTGCCGGTTGTCTGTTGGCTTTAAGCAGCACTGCAATAGTATTAAAACTTCTTCAGGAAAAAGGTGAAGTTAACAGTCCTCATGGAAAAACCATTCTGGGAATTTTAATTTTTCAAGATATTATAGTAGTTCCGATGATGTTGTCCGTCCCATTTTTATCGGGTAAACAACCTATAACTTTTTTTCCTTTTGTACTTCTCACCTTAAAAGTAGCACTCATTATAATATTTGTTTTTGTAGCTGCCAGATATATCGTTCCTAACCTTTTATACCAAATCGCAAAAACAAAAAACAAAGAATTGTTTATTCTTTCAATAGTTGTTATTTGTTTTTCAGTTGCCTGGCTTACGTCTTCTATAGGCTTATCACTGGCGCTTGGCGCATTTATGGCTGGATTAATAATTTCTGAATCTGAATATAGTCACCAGGCATTGGGAAATATTCTTCCATTCAGAGAAATTTTCGCAAGCTTCTTCTTTGTTTCTGTAGGAATGCTTTTAAATGTAGGATTTGTAATAGGTCATTCCTTTTACATCCTTTTATTAACCTTTACTGTTATAATTCTCAAATTTATTATATCAGCCTTTTCCGGAAGGTTATTAAGAATGCCAATAAGGAGTTCAATTTTAGTAGGTCTCGGACTAGCTCAAGTTGGAGAATTTGCATTCATATTATCCAAGACAGGTGTTTCGAATGGATTACTAGATGGTGAATATTATCAGTACTTTCTGGCAATATCAATTCTTACAATGTCTATCTCTCCATTTATTATCAAGTCTGGAAATGAAATATCACTTTGGGTACAAAGGTTTATATTGCCCAGCAATATTTCAGACCGTTATACAGGAATGAAAGAGTATCTTTCAAAGAAAAAAATTGATCATTTTGAGGATCATCTGATCATTATAGGCTATGGCTTAAATGGCAGGAATGTTGCTAAAGCAGCCAAAGCTGCAAGTATTCCATATGTTATTCTTGAACTCAATGCCGACACTGTAAAAAGGGAAAAACTTAAAGGTGAAAATATAATATTCGGAGATGCTGTGCATGCACCTGTACTGGAACATTTAAATATACATAAAGCGAGAGTAGCGGTCATTGCAGTATCAGATCCGGTAGCTACCAATCAGATTGTTGTTAATATCAGAAACGTCAGTAAAAATATCCACCTCATTGTCCGCACAAGATTTATACAGGATACTGAGCTTTTATTCAGTCTTGGAGCCAATGAAGTGATACCTGAAGAGTTTGAGACATCTATAGAAATATTTACAAGAGTATTAACATCTTATCTGGTACCGAGACAGGAAATTGAAGAGTTTATTCAGGAAATCAGAGAAGACAATTATGAAATGCTGAGACTTTTACCAGGATCAACAACAAGAAAAAATTTATCTCTCGCTATACCAGATATAGAAATAGCTGCCCTTTCAGTGCAGAATGAAGCATTCGAAGTTGTAAATAAAAAGATTGCAGATTCCGGAATAAGAAAAAAATTCGGAATAACAATTATTGCGATCAAAAGAAAAAATCAACTGATTACTTCAATAGGTCCAGATGAATGCATCCTCGTAAATGATACAATTTACCTATTGGGAAAACCTGAAGACATATACAGATTCAGTAAAAAATTAAAATAA